From the genome of Pseudomonas bubulae:
GTGACGTGAAAGAAGGCCACACCACGGCGCAATTGCACATGGCGTTCACCACCACTGAAGTTCACCGCAATGGCGCTGTCGGCATCCAGCGTGACCTGCGTTTGATCGGCCAGCACCACAGTGCGCACTTGCCCAGGCGCGCTCACATAGTCCGCGCCCAGATCGTCCACCCAGCGCGCCGGTTGCCAACCGGCAAATACACCGACCATCAGCAGCAGGCATGCAGCAATGGCCAACCCACCGGCCCAATGCCGCAGGCGACCGCGCCGGGATGTATCCATAGCCGACAGGTATCGCTGAAGGGCCAGCGACTCTTCGTCAGCCAGGGTACTGGCCGCCACTTCACTCAGCTCCCACACCACCTGCGCCTGGGCATAGGCCTCGGCATGGGCAGGGTCAGCCTGCAGCCAGCGACTGAAGGTGGCCTGATCGCCACTGTCGGGCCGGTCGTGCAGCACACTGAGCCAGTCCAACGCGGCACGCTCTTGCTCGGCTGTCACGGCAACTCTCGAATGACGGTTCACAATGCTGCCCCTGATGGCGGCTCACGCAGACTGGCCTTGCAGGCCTCCAGGGCACGCATCATGTGTTTTTCGACAGCACTTTGCGACACGCCCATGACCTTGGCGATCTCGGCATAGGTGCGACCGTGAATACGGTTGAGCAAAAAGATATGCCGTGTGCGCTCGGGCAGGCTGCGCAATGCCGCCTCGACCTGGCGCAAGTCATTTCCGGCTTCCAGAGCGGCCTGGGGCTCGCAGCTTCTGGCGTCCGGTTCAGGCTGCCAGTGATGGCTGACCCGCTCGCGCGTACCTTCGCTGCGCAAATGGTCGATGGCGATATTGCCCGCACAGCGCAGCAGATAGGTGCTCAGCTCTTCAACCTGCACCAACGGCCGCCGCCAAAACCGCAAAAACAAATCCTGCACCAGATCCGCGGCCGTAGCCCGGCAGCCCACGCGGCGGCTCACCAGCGCTTCCATCTGCGGACGTTGGCTAAGAAACACCTGCAGGAAATGCGCTCGTCCCTGGCGCGGTTCGCTGGTAGGGCCATCCTTGAGTTCGGGTGGGGTCATGGAGATCGATGCGCAGGCAAAAGGAAAGCGATACTAATGATAAATATTCTCATATGCAAAAGCAGATGACGGGCTGCGCGACCGCCCTTGATAAGTGGTGATTGCTCAATGCATAAAGCCACCCCTACAATGCGAACAATTCTTGTTCTCTAAAGCGTTATTCAGCGCAGCCGGAGTGGTCGTTGTCGCAGTCAAACACCGTCGAGGTTCTGTATCAGGACCACCACAGCTGGCTCACGGGCTGGTTGCGGCGCAAGCTCGGCTGCCCGCAGAATGCCGCCGACCTGGCCCAGGACACTTTCATGCGGCTGCTGACCGCCCGCGAAACCCCGCCCCCTGGCGAACCCCGGGCGTTTTTGACCGTGGTCGCCAAGCGCGTGCTGTTCAATCACTATCGCCGCCAGGATCTGGAGCGCGCCTACCTGCAGGCCCTGGCTGACCTGCCCGAACAGGTTGCCCCCAGTGAAGAAGAACGCGCAATCATTCTGCAAACCCTGATGGAGCTCGATCAATTGCTCGACGGCCTGCCTTCCCCGGTCAAACGGGCCTTTTTACTGGCTCAGGTCGATGGCCTGGGCTACGCAGAAATCGGCGCTCAACTGGGTATCTCGATTGCCACGGTCAAACGTCATTTGAGCAAGGCAGCCCTGCGTTGCTACTTCGCCCTGTGAACGGTGCCTTCAATGCACCGCCCGACATCGGCACGGCGGTGGCCGAGCAAGCAGTCAGCTGGCTGGTCGAAATGCAGGGCGGTGCGCTCAGTCCCAGGCGCCAGCAGGCCTGGGAGCAATGGTTACACGCCCATCCTGAACACCAGCGGGCGTGGGAGCATATCCAGCGCATCAACCAGCGCTTGCGCGGTTTGTCGTCGCCACTGGCCCATGCGGCCCTGAACGCGCCCAAAAGCAGCAGTCGCCGTCAGGCATTGAAGCTGTTGCTGCTTTTAGGCGCAGGCTCGGCATTGACCTGGGGCCTGCGCGAGCAGTTGCCCGTCACCCCGTTGCTGGCAGACTTCAGCACACCGGTGGGCCAGCGGCGCAACCTGCAGTTGCATGATGGCAGCCAGCTCCAGCTCAACACCGCCAGCGCGGTGGATGTGAAATTCGATGCCCAGCAACGAGTCATCCGCCTGCTCGAAGGCGAAATGCTGCTCACCGCCGCCCGGGATTCGCGGCCCTTGCAGGTGCTCACCGCCCACGGCAGCTTGCAGCCCCAGGGCGCCCGCCTGAATGTGCGCCAATTTGGCGACCGCACTGAAATCGCCGTGTTCGAGGGCCGGGTTGCGTTGATGCCAACGGCGCATACGGGTAGTGCATTGTGGGTTGAGCCGCACCAGCAACTGAGCTTCACCCGCCAGGCCTGGAACACCCCGCGCCCTCTGGATGCGGGGAGCGGTGCGTGGACCGACGGCATGCTGGTTGCTGCGCATATGCGCCTGGCGGATTTTCTCGTCGAACTGGGCCGCTATCGCCGGGGCCAGCTCAACTGCGACCCAAAAGTCGCCGACCTGCTGATCTCCGGCACCTACCCGGTGGACGACAGCGAACGCGTGCTGGACCTGCTTGCCGTCAGCTTGCCAGTGCGAATCAAGCGCTTTACCCGCTATTGGGTAACGGTTGAAGCGCGGGTGTAACGGCTCTGTGCAAACGGACGTGTTGTAGCAGCGAGCTTGTTGTGGGAGCGGGCTTGCTCGCGATGGCAACAACGCGGTCTGCCAGTCACACCACGGCGATCCAATCGCGAGCAAGCCCGCTCCCACAAAGGGTGTGCATTTTATTTTCAAAAAATGTGAGCCGATTTCGGATCTGGCGTGACAGAGAAGGTAAGCCACTTAGATTCTCATCCCCACAGGATCCCTCATGCCCGCTCAGCCCTTCCGTCTTACGTCCCTGGCCCGCTTGCTATTAGGTGCCAGTTTGAGTTTCAGCGTCCTGCCGATGGCATTTGCCGACGCCAAGGCTTACCACATCGCACCGTCATCGCTGGAAAACGCTCTCAACCAATTCGGACGCGAAGCCGGGGTGCTGATTTCGTTCAGCTCCGCCGCCGCCAGCGGTATGCAGAGTAAGGGCCTCGAAGGCACCTACGATCCAGAACAAGGCTTGCAGGCCCTGCTTGAAGGCACTGGCCTGCAAGCCCGCGCTGAAGGCCAGGGGGCATTCAGCCTGCAACCGGCAACCACCTCGACAGCTCCGGCAAGCATTGAGCTGGGCGCTTCCAGCGTGGTCGGTGACTGGCTCGGCGACGCGGCGCAAACCGATGTGTTCGAACACCCCGGCGCCCGTGACGTGATCCGCCGCGAAGAGTTCGAACGCCAGGGCGCCACCAGTGCCCGCGAAGTGCTCAACCGCATCCCTGGCGTCAACGCTCCGGAAAACAACGGCACCGGCAGCCATGACATGGCCCTGAACTTCGGTATCCGCGGGCTCAACCCGCGCCTGGCGACCCGTTCCACCGTGTTGATGGACGGCATTCCCGTGCCCTTCGCCCCCTACGGTCAGCCGCAGCTGTCGTTTGCCCCCATCAGCATGGGCAATATGGATGCGGTAGACGTAGTGCGTGGCGGCGGTGCCGTGCGGTATGGCCCGCAGAACGTCGGCGGTATCGTCAACTTCGTGACCCGCGCCATTCCTGACGAACCGACTGTAAAAGTTGGCCTGCAAACCGAAACCAGCCCATCGTCCACCCAGGATGGCTTCAAGAAAACCGCCAACCTGCTGGCCGGCGGCACCGCCGACAACGGCCTCGGCGGCGCCCTGCTGTATTCCGGCGTACGCGGCGGCGACTGGC
Proteins encoded in this window:
- a CDS encoding FecR domain-containing protein; the protein is MNRHSRVAVTAEQERAALDWLSVLHDRPDSGDQATFSRWLQADPAHAEAYAQAQVVWELSEVAASTLADEESLALQRYLSAMDTSRRGRLRHWAGGLAIAACLLLMVGVFAGWQPARWVDDLGADYVSAPGQVRTVVLADQTQVTLDADSAIAVNFSGGERHVQLRRGVAFFHVTHTGAPFVVDADGGEARVLGTEFEVRLQPGGAQVTVLSGRVGVKAGKDSAQQILTADQQIAYDAGVTDAVHHVDSQSRLGWRSGWLSYYKTPLADVVADLRRYYPGQIVLLNSQLGARKISGSFPSQDPQAVLNSLQGVLGFEQHSVLGLIVLR
- a CDS encoding RNA polymerase sigma factor, with product MTPPELKDGPTSEPRQGRAHFLQVFLSQRPQMEALVSRRVGCRATAADLVQDLFLRFWRRPLVQVEELSTYLLRCAGNIAIDHLRSEGTRERVSHHWQPEPDARSCEPQAALEAGNDLRQVEAALRSLPERTRHIFLLNRIHGRTYAEIAKVMGVSQSAVEKHMMRALEACKASLREPPSGAAL
- a CDS encoding sigma-70 family RNA polymerase sigma factor: MSQSNTVEVLYQDHHSWLTGWLRRKLGCPQNAADLAQDTFMRLLTARETPPPGEPRAFLTVVAKRVLFNHYRRQDLERAYLQALADLPEQVAPSEEERAIILQTLMELDQLLDGLPSPVKRAFLLAQVDGLGYAEIGAQLGISIATVKRHLSKAALRCYFAL
- a CDS encoding FecR family protein, encoding MNGAFNAPPDIGTAVAEQAVSWLVEMQGGALSPRRQQAWEQWLHAHPEHQRAWEHIQRINQRLRGLSSPLAHAALNAPKSSSRRQALKLLLLLGAGSALTWGLREQLPVTPLLADFSTPVGQRRNLQLHDGSQLQLNTASAVDVKFDAQQRVIRLLEGEMLLTAARDSRPLQVLTAHGSLQPQGARLNVRQFGDRTEIAVFEGRVALMPTAHTGSALWVEPHQQLSFTRQAWNTPRPLDAGSGAWTDGMLVAAHMRLADFLVELGRYRRGQLNCDPKVADLLISGTYPVDDSERVLDLLAVSLPVRIKRFTRYWVTVEARV